One part of the Ralstonia pickettii genome encodes these proteins:
- a CDS encoding 2-oxoglutarate dehydrogenase E1 component, which produces MTELYKQYLDTSYLSGGNAAYVEDQYEAYLQDPTSVSEALRAYFDALQNVPAVDGSNARDIPHAPIVTSFAERAKHGPIRTIVASADSDMGRKRVAATQLVAAYRNVGLRWADLDPLKRQERPPVPDLDPAFYGFTEADQDIVFNASNTYFGKESMSLRELVNNLRETYCGSIGAEFMYISDQAQKRWWQERLETIRSKPTFSAEKKKHILERLTAAEGLERFLHTKYVGQKRFSLEGGESFIAAMDELIQHSGAKGVQEIVIGMAHRGRLNVLVNTLGKMPADLFAEFEGKHVDDLPAGDVKYHKGFSSDVTTPGGPVHLSLAFNPSHLEIVNPVVEGSVKARQERRGDKHGAQVLAVQVHGDAAFAGQGVVMETLNLAQTRGYGTGGTIHIVINNQIGFTTSDPRDSRSTLYCTDVVKMIEAPVLHVNGDDPEAVVLAMQLAVDFRTEFQKDIAVDIICFRKLGHNEQDTPAMTQPLMYKKIGTHPGTRKLYADKLVTQKTLKPEEPDALVQEFRAAMDAGKHTVDPVLSNFKNKFAVDWLPFLNRKWTDSADTAVPMAELKRLAERITVIPDHFKLHPLVENVVNNRAKMGKGEVPLDWGMGEHLAFASLVASGYPVRITGQDAGRGTFTHRHAVLHDQNRERWDAGSYIPLQNVSESQAPFTVIDSVLSEEAVMGFEYGYSSAEPNTLVIWEAQFGDFANGAQVVIDQFISSGEVKWGRASGLTLMLPHGYEGQGPEHSSARLERYLQLCADHNMQVVQPTTPAQIFHLLRRQMIRMFRKPLIILTPKSLLRSKDAVSPLSDLAKGHFETVIADTAEDLNAAKVKRVVACSGKVYYDLVNARKERGLTDTAIIRVEQLYPFPHKSFAAELKKYPNLAEVVWCQDEPQNQGAWFFVQHYILENMTEGQKLGYAGRPASASPAVGYYAKHNEQQKALIDAAFSKLKGFVLNK; this is translated from the coding sequence ATGACAGAGCTGTATAAGCAGTACCTGGACACTTCGTACCTGTCCGGCGGTAACGCCGCCTACGTTGAAGATCAGTACGAAGCGTACCTTCAAGATCCCACGTCCGTTAGCGAGGCACTGCGCGCGTACTTCGATGCGCTGCAGAACGTCCCCGCCGTCGACGGTTCCAACGCCCGGGATATCCCCCACGCCCCCATCGTCACCTCGTTCGCCGAGCGCGCCAAGCATGGCCCGATCCGCACGATCGTCGCGTCTGCCGATTCCGATATGGGTCGCAAGCGCGTGGCGGCGACGCAGCTGGTGGCTGCCTACCGCAACGTGGGCCTGCGTTGGGCCGATCTCGATCCGCTCAAGCGTCAGGAGCGCCCGCCCGTTCCGGATCTGGACCCGGCTTTCTACGGGTTCACCGAAGCCGATCAGGACATCGTTTTCAACGCCAGCAACACGTATTTCGGCAAGGAGTCGATGAGCCTGCGCGAGCTGGTCAACAACCTGCGCGAAACGTACTGCGGCTCGATCGGCGCTGAGTTCATGTACATCAGCGACCAGGCGCAAAAGCGCTGGTGGCAGGAGCGTCTGGAAACCATTCGTTCCAAGCCGACGTTCTCGGCTGAAAAGAAAAAGCACATCCTCGAACGCCTGACGGCCGCTGAAGGCCTCGAGCGCTTCCTGCATACGAAGTACGTCGGTCAGAAGCGTTTCTCGCTGGAAGGCGGCGAAAGCTTCATCGCGGCGATGGACGAACTGATCCAGCATTCCGGCGCCAAGGGCGTGCAGGAAATCGTGATCGGCATGGCCCACCGCGGCCGTCTGAACGTGCTGGTCAACACGCTGGGCAAGATGCCCGCTGACCTGTTCGCCGAATTCGAAGGCAAGCACGTGGACGACCTACCGGCCGGCGACGTGAAGTACCACAAGGGCTTCTCGAGCGACGTGACGACCCCGGGTGGCCCCGTCCACCTGTCGCTGGCGTTCAACCCGTCGCACCTGGAAATCGTCAACCCGGTCGTGGAAGGCTCGGTCAAGGCACGTCAGGAGCGTCGCGGCGACAAGCACGGCGCGCAGGTGCTGGCTGTGCAAGTCCACGGCGATGCGGCCTTCGCAGGCCAGGGCGTCGTGATGGAAACGCTGAACCTCGCGCAAACGCGTGGTTACGGCACGGGTGGCACGATCCACATCGTCATCAACAACCAGATCGGCTTCACGACGTCGGACCCGCGCGACTCGCGCTCGACGCTGTACTGTACCGACGTGGTCAAGATGATCGAAGCGCCGGTCCTGCACGTGAACGGTGACGATCCCGAAGCCGTCGTGCTGGCCATGCAACTGGCCGTGGATTTCCGTACCGAGTTCCAGAAGGACATCGCGGTCGACATCATCTGCTTCCGTAAGCTCGGCCACAACGAGCAAGACACGCCTGCGATGACGCAGCCGCTGATGTACAAGAAGATCGGCACGCACCCCGGCACGCGCAAGCTCTACGCCGACAAGCTGGTCACGCAGAAGACGCTGAAGCCCGAGGAGCCGGACGCCCTGGTGCAGGAATTCCGTGCCGCCATGGATGCGGGCAAGCACACGGTCGATCCGGTGCTGTCCAACTTCAAGAACAAGTTCGCGGTGGATTGGCTGCCGTTCCTGAACCGCAAGTGGACGGATTCGGCCGACACGGCGGTGCCGATGGCCGAACTGAAGCGTCTGGCCGAGCGCATCACCGTCATCCCCGATCACTTCAAGCTGCATCCGCTTGTTGAGAACGTCGTCAACAACCGCGCCAAGATGGGCAAGGGCGAAGTGCCGCTGGACTGGGGCATGGGCGAGCACCTGGCCTTCGCATCGCTGGTGGCATCTGGCTACCCGGTTCGTATCACCGGCCAGGACGCAGGCCGCGGTACGTTCACGCACCGCCACGCCGTGCTGCACGATCAGAACCGCGAACGTTGGGACGCCGGCAGCTACATCCCGCTGCAGAACGTGTCGGAAAGCCAGGCTCCGTTTACCGTGATCGACTCGGTGCTGTCGGAAGAGGCCGTGATGGGCTTCGAGTACGGCTATTCGTCGGCAGAGCCGAACACCCTGGTGATCTGGGAAGCCCAGTTCGGTGACTTCGCCAACGGCGCACAGGTCGTGATCGACCAGTTCATCTCGTCGGGCGAAGTGAAGTGGGGCCGCGCCTCGGGTCTGACGCTGATGCTGCCGCACGGCTACGAAGGCCAAGGTCCGGAGCACAGCTCGGCACGCCTGGAGCGCTACCTGCAGCTCTGCGCAGACCACAACATGCAAGTGGTGCAGCCCACCACGCCGGCGCAGATCTTCCACCTGCTGCGTCGCCAGATGATCCGGATGTTCCGCAAGCCGCTGATCATTCTCACGCCCAAGTCGCTGCTGCGCAGCAAGGATGCTGTGTCGCCGCTGTCGGATCTGGCCAAGGGCCATTTCGAGACCGTGATTGCCGATACGGCCGAAGATCTGAACGCCGCCAAGGTCAAGCGCGTCGTGGCTTGCTCGGGCAAGGTCTACTACGACCTGGTCAACGCTCGTAAGGAACGTGGCCTGACCGACACGGCGATCATCCGTGTGGAACAGCTCTATCCGTTCCCGCACAAGTCGTTCGCAGCCGAGCTCAAGAAGTATCCGAACCTCGCTGAAGTGGTGTGGTGCCAGGACGAGCCGCAGAACCAGGGTGCCTGGTTCTTCGTGCAGCACTACATCCTCGAGAACATGACCGAGGGCCAGAAGCTGGGCTACGCAGGCCGCCCGGCATCGGCATCGCCGGCCGTGGGCTACTACGCCAAGCACAACGAGCAGCAGAAGGCACTGATCGATGCCGCGTTTAGCAAGCTCAAAGGCTTCGTGCTGAACAAGTAA
- the odhB gene encoding 2-oxoglutarate dehydrogenase complex dihydrolipoyllysine-residue succinyltransferase, whose product MAIVEVKVPQFSESVEEGTLISWKKKPGEAVAQDEILIEVETDKVVLEVPAPSAGVLAEVLVADGATVTSEQLLAKIDTEGKAGAAAPAAAAPAPVAAAPAPAAAAPAAAAAGGVAMPSAAKLMAENNLSAGQVAGTGRDGRITKGDVLGAVAGGAKPAAAAAPQAARPALQQVAAPVDFAALGDRPEERVPMSRLRARIAERLVQSQSTNAILTTFNEVNMKPVMDLRAKFKDQFEKTHGVKLGFMSFFVKAAVHALKKYPIINASVDGNDIVYHGYFDIGIAVGSPRGLVVPILRNADQMSLADIEKKIAEFGQKAKDGKLTLDDLTGGTFSISNGGTFGSMLSTPIINPPQSAILGVHATKDRAVVENGQVVVRPMNYLAMSYDHRIIDGREAVLGLVAMKEALEDPARLLLDL is encoded by the coding sequence ATGGCTATCGTTGAAGTCAAGGTCCCGCAGTTTTCCGAGTCCGTTGAAGAGGGCACGCTGATCTCCTGGAAGAAGAAGCCGGGCGAAGCCGTGGCCCAGGACGAAATCCTCATTGAAGTCGAGACCGACAAGGTTGTGCTGGAAGTGCCGGCCCCGTCGGCTGGCGTGCTGGCTGAAGTGCTGGTCGCCGACGGCGCAACCGTGACGTCGGAACAGCTGCTGGCCAAGATCGACACCGAAGGGAAGGCAGGCGCCGCGGCTCCGGCAGCTGCTGCACCGGCCCCCGTGGCTGCTGCACCGGCACCGGCTGCTGCCGCTCCGGCCGCCGCTGCAGCGGGTGGCGTGGCGATGCCGTCGGCTGCCAAGCTGATGGCCGAGAACAACCTGTCGGCTGGCCAAGTGGCCGGCACGGGCCGCGATGGCCGCATCACCAAAGGCGACGTGCTGGGTGCCGTGGCCGGTGGCGCCAAGCCGGCTGCTGCTGCCGCTCCGCAAGCCGCACGTCCGGCGCTGCAGCAAGTGGCTGCTCCGGTGGACTTCGCCGCCCTGGGCGACCGTCCGGAAGAGCGCGTGCCGATGAGCCGCCTGCGTGCCCGTATCGCCGAGCGTCTGGTGCAGTCGCAATCGACCAACGCTATCCTCACCACCTTCAACGAAGTCAACATGAAGCCGGTGATGGACTTGCGCGCCAAGTTCAAAGACCAGTTCGAGAAGACTCACGGCGTGAAGCTGGGCTTCATGTCGTTCTTCGTGAAGGCGGCTGTCCACGCGCTGAAGAAGTACCCGATCATCAACGCATCGGTTGACGGCAACGACATCGTCTACCACGGCTACTTCGACATCGGTATCGCTGTTGGCTCGCCGCGCGGCCTGGTGGTGCCCATCCTGCGCAATGCCGACCAGATGAGCCTGGCCGATATCGAGAAGAAGATTGCTGAATTCGGCCAGAAGGCCAAGGACGGCAAGCTGACGCTGGACGACCTGACCGGCGGTACGTTCTCGATCTCGAACGGCGGCACGTTCGGCTCGATGCTGTCGACCCCGATCATCAACCCGCCGCAATCGGCCATCCTGGGCGTGCACGCCACCAAGGACCGTGCCGTGGTGGAGAACGGCCAAGTCGTGGTCCGCCCGATGAACTACCTGGCCATGTCCTATGACCACCGCATCATCGACGGCCGCGAAGCCGTGCTGGGTCTGGTGGCGATGAAGGAAGCGCTGGAAGATCCGGCCCGCCTGCTGCTGGATCTCTAA
- the lpdA gene encoding dihydrolipoyl dehydrogenase codes for MSKEFDVLVIGAGPGGYIAAIRAGQLGLNVACCEDNPYDDPKGEPRLGGTCLNVGCIPSKALLASSEEFENVNHHLADHGITVDGVKVDVAKMLKRKDDIVGKMTKGIEFLFRKNKVTLLKGHGKFVGKTDAGYQVEIAGKAGTEVVTAKHVIIATGSKARHLPGVKVDNVTIADNEGALKFAEVPKKLGVIGAGVIGLELGSVWRRLGAEVTILEALPSFLGAADESVAKEANKLLTKQGLKINVGVKVGEIESSAKGVKVNYTDAAGAAQVLECDKLIVSIGRVPNTDNLGLEAIGLAADQRGFIEVDDHCATKLPNLWAIGDVVRGPMLAHKAEDEGVAVAERIVGQKPHIDYNCIPWVIYTYPEIAWVGKTEQQLKAEGRETKAGQFPFLANGRALGMGASDGFVKVIADAKTDEILGVHIVAANASDLVAEAVVAMEFKAAAEDIGRICHPHPSMSEVMREAALAVDKRQLNM; via the coding sequence ATGAGCAAAGAATTTGACGTGCTGGTGATCGGCGCCGGCCCCGGCGGTTATATCGCCGCCATCCGCGCGGGTCAGCTGGGCCTGAACGTGGCCTGCTGCGAAGACAACCCCTACGATGATCCGAAGGGCGAGCCGCGCCTGGGTGGCACCTGCCTGAACGTCGGCTGCATTCCTTCGAAGGCGCTGCTCGCCTCGTCGGAAGAGTTCGAGAACGTGAACCACCACCTGGCCGACCACGGCATCACGGTGGATGGCGTCAAGGTCGACGTGGCCAAGATGCTCAAGCGCAAGGACGACATCGTCGGCAAGATGACGAAGGGCATCGAGTTCCTGTTCCGCAAGAACAAGGTGACGCTGCTCAAGGGCCACGGCAAGTTCGTCGGCAAGACCGACGCCGGCTATCAGGTCGAGATCGCAGGCAAGGCCGGCACGGAAGTCGTGACTGCCAAGCACGTGATCATTGCCACGGGCTCGAAGGCTCGCCATCTGCCGGGCGTGAAGGTCGACAACGTGACCATTGCCGACAACGAAGGCGCACTGAAGTTTGCCGAAGTGCCGAAGAAGCTGGGCGTGATCGGCGCTGGCGTGATCGGCCTGGAACTAGGCTCGGTGTGGCGCCGTCTGGGTGCCGAAGTGACGATTCTCGAAGCGCTGCCGAGCTTCCTCGGTGCGGCGGACGAATCGGTTGCCAAGGAAGCCAACAAGCTGCTGACCAAGCAGGGCCTGAAGATCAACGTCGGCGTGAAGGTTGGCGAGATCGAATCGTCGGCCAAGGGCGTGAAGGTCAACTACACCGACGCTGCCGGCGCTGCGCAAGTGCTGGAGTGCGACAAGCTGATCGTGTCGATCGGCCGCGTGCCGAACACCGACAACCTGGGCCTGGAAGCGATCGGCCTGGCGGCGGATCAGCGTGGCTTTATCGAAGTGGACGACCACTGCGCGACAAAGCTGCCGAACCTGTGGGCGATCGGCGACGTGGTGCGTGGCCCGATGCTGGCGCACAAGGCAGAAGACGAAGGCGTGGCTGTGGCCGAGCGCATCGTCGGCCAGAAGCCGCACATCGATTACAACTGCATTCCGTGGGTCATCTACACCTACCCGGAAATTGCATGGGTCGGCAAGACCGAGCAGCAGCTCAAGGCCGAAGGCCGCGAGACCAAGGCCGGCCAGTTCCCGTTCCTGGCCAACGGCCGTGCGCTGGGCATGGGTGCATCCGACGGTTTCGTGAAGGTCATCGCCGATGCGAAGACCGATGAAATCCTGGGCGTGCACATCGTCGCAGCCAACGCCTCGGACCTGGTTGCCGAAGCCGTGGTGGCGATGGAATTCAAGGCTGCAGCCGAAGACATCGGCCGTATCTGCCACCCGCACCCGTCGATGTCGGAAGTGATGCGCGAAGCTGCGCTGGCCGTCGACAAGCGTCAGCTCAATATGTAA
- the zapE gene encoding cell division protein ZapE, which translates to MNVQETYLQELKARGYQPDEAQQRAVDRLQRCYDEWVAYKARRSNALRKMLVRPDLPRGVYMWGGVGRGKSFLMDAFYGCVPLVRKTRLHFHEFMREVHRQLEELRGRADPLDELARRIAKRYRLICFDEFHVSDVADAMILHRLLDQLFANGVQFVMTSNYRPDLLYPDGLHRDRVLPAIALLQEKLDILNVDAGVDYRKRAMEQVQAYYTPLGAKANSALRDAFTAVAGVPDESPVLRIEHREIRAARKAGGVVWFDFATLCGGPRSQNDYLEIASRFHTVILADVPKMTPRMASEARRFTWLIDVFYDHKVKLLMSAEVPAEELYTEGQMANEFQRTVSRIVEMQSREYLEAPRREVDTSLT; encoded by the coding sequence ATGAACGTCCAGGAAACCTACCTACAGGAACTGAAGGCGCGCGGCTACCAGCCGGACGAAGCGCAGCAACGCGCCGTCGACCGCCTGCAGCGGTGCTACGACGAGTGGGTCGCCTACAAGGCCCGTCGTTCGAATGCGCTGCGCAAGATGCTCGTGCGCCCCGATTTGCCGCGTGGCGTCTACATGTGGGGCGGGGTGGGGCGCGGCAAGTCGTTCCTGATGGATGCGTTCTATGGCTGCGTGCCATTGGTGCGCAAAACGCGTCTGCACTTTCACGAGTTCATGCGCGAAGTGCATCGCCAGCTGGAAGAATTGCGTGGCCGCGCTGATCCGCTGGACGAGTTGGCCCGACGCATTGCCAAGCGCTACCGCCTGATCTGCTTTGACGAATTTCACGTCAGCGACGTTGCCGACGCGATGATCCTGCACCGCTTGCTCGATCAGTTGTTTGCCAACGGCGTGCAGTTCGTGATGACGTCCAACTATCGGCCCGACTTGCTGTATCCGGACGGCCTGCATCGCGACCGCGTGCTGCCGGCCATCGCGCTGCTGCAGGAGAAGCTCGACATCCTCAACGTCGACGCGGGTGTCGATTACCGCAAGCGGGCGATGGAGCAGGTGCAGGCGTATTACACGCCGCTGGGCGCGAAGGCCAACTCGGCGTTGCGGGATGCATTTACGGCGGTGGCCGGGGTGCCGGACGAGTCGCCGGTGCTGCGCATCGAGCACCGTGAGATTCGGGCAGCGCGCAAGGCCGGCGGTGTGGTGTGGTTCGACTTCGCCACGCTATGCGGGGGGCCGCGCTCACAGAACGACTACCTGGAAATCGCCTCGCGCTTTCACACAGTCATCCTGGCCGATGTGCCCAAGATGACGCCGCGCATGGCATCCGAGGCGCGGCGCTTCACGTGGCTGATCGACGTGTTCTACGACCACAAGGTCAAGCTGCTGATGTCGGCCGAGGTGCCGGCGGAGGAGCTGTACACCGAAGGCCAAATGGCCAACGAATTCCAGCGCACCGTGTCGCGCATCGTCGAGATGCAGTCACGCGAATACCTCGAAGCACCTCGCCGCGAGGTGGACACGTCGTTGACGTGA
- a CDS encoding 2-phosphosulfolactate phosphatase, with translation MATEFSLYNIHCEWGEHGASALAPHCDAVIVVDVLSFCTCVDVAVARGARIYPYPWRDASAETFARRAGAMLAGYNRSQAGYTLSPTSLRELPVGSSLVLPSPNGATLALATGSTPTFAGCLRNARAVAEAASRLGRRVAVVASGERWADGTLRPALEDWLAAGAIVHHLSETVAGFLPQALSPEALAARAVYREASQTGMMKAWLLDSVSGRELCERGFTEDVTMASQTDVSNVAPMLVEGAFRNVNRKTERLPQDFFGASLRPSQAPPSHRNAPPTSH, from the coding sequence ATGGCAACCGAATTCAGCCTGTACAACATCCACTGCGAATGGGGCGAGCACGGCGCGTCCGCGCTGGCGCCGCATTGCGACGCCGTCATCGTGGTGGACGTCTTGTCCTTCTGCACCTGTGTGGATGTGGCCGTGGCGCGCGGGGCACGCATCTATCCGTATCCATGGCGCGACGCCAGCGCTGAAACCTTCGCGCGCCGCGCGGGGGCGATGCTGGCGGGCTACAACCGCAGTCAGGCAGGCTACACGCTCTCGCCGACGTCGCTGCGGGAACTGCCGGTCGGCAGCAGCCTGGTCCTACCCTCGCCTAATGGGGCGACGCTCGCACTCGCCACTGGATCAACGCCGACGTTTGCTGGCTGCCTGCGCAACGCGCGCGCGGTCGCGGAAGCTGCCTCGCGGCTGGGCCGACGGGTGGCCGTGGTGGCATCAGGGGAACGCTGGGCCGACGGCACCTTGCGCCCAGCGCTGGAAGACTGGCTGGCCGCCGGTGCGATCGTGCATCACCTGTCGGAAACGGTGGCTGGGTTCCTGCCGCAGGCGCTGTCGCCGGAAGCGCTCGCGGCTCGCGCGGTCTACCGTGAGGCGTCGCAGACCGGCATGATGAAAGCGTGGTTGCTCGATTCTGTATCGGGCCGCGAGCTGTGCGAACGGGGCTTTACAGAAGACGTGACCATGGCCTCGCAAACGGATGTAAGCAACGTCGCCCCCATGCTAGTGGAAGGCGCGTTCCGCAACGTCAACCGCAAGACCGAGCGCCTGCCGCAAGACTTCTTTGGGGCAAGCCTGCGGCCTTCGCAGGCACCGCCCTCACACCGCAACGCGCCGCCAACGTCACACTAG
- a CDS encoding heavy metal translocating P-type ATPase, whose protein sequence is MTTTFAPTHPAAPVAGTGSPIGSSGTAASRITCYHCASPLDGAIALHADIGGKSREFCCAGCQAVAQTLHASGMGHIYDGPIAFAKPIEGDRRTEAEAVWATYDLPVMRERFVRPRADGSEELSLAISGMRCAACVWLIERALSRVPGMREATVNYATERARIVGDAGALRLSAVFAAIADVGYEAWPDQPSARRTAEARERRSLLIRLGLAMLGMMQVMMYAWPVYLHGSDIPVSQTRLMQWASLLLTAPVVLISARPIFINAWRQIRHAHVGMDVPVALGIGAAFVASVVATLRGHGETYFDSVTMFVAFLLAARYLELRARQSAASGAEALVRQLPATCRRIDAESGALETIPVATLQPGDCVEVRAGEVLPADGSIEHGTTEIDESLLSGESVPRPRDVGATVLAGSYNVVSAIRVRVYRVGAQTRLAAIVELLERALTDKPRMAELADRVAGRFVAVLLGWALLTAIAWWWIDPTRMFAVTVAVLVVSCPCALSLATPSALAAASGALARRGVLVTRGHAIESLAAATDVLLDKTGTLTEGRLRLLSIETFSDLDAENCLALACAMEQAESHPIAQSLRGATSDAMPLPTLGPVTNVPGQGVYALADRHVMRLGTQSFAATQYANHAITSIRYDTEAPMEEVPPAAACTCVWLGRNGEPLARFTLADTPRGDAPVCLSALRGQGLRLHLVSGDAPETVHWWANRLGIDHAVGGASPEDKRAYVHKLQANGAHVLAVGDGINDAPLLAQAQVSIAIGSGAPLAQAGADAIFTEPRLLAISEAVSIGRRALRVVRQNLGWAFAYNAISIPLATLGWLSPLAAGIGMSLSSLLVALNAWRLSRAT, encoded by the coding sequence ATGACGACGACATTCGCCCCCACCCATCCAGCCGCACCGGTTGCCGGAACAGGCTCGCCTATTGGTTCGAGCGGGACAGCCGCGTCGCGCATCACCTGCTATCACTGCGCATCGCCGCTTGACGGTGCCATCGCACTCCACGCGGATATCGGCGGGAAGTCCCGGGAATTTTGCTGTGCCGGCTGCCAGGCTGTCGCGCAAACGCTGCACGCCTCGGGCATGGGCCACATCTATGACGGCCCGATCGCCTTTGCCAAGCCCATCGAAGGCGACCGCCGCACCGAAGCTGAAGCGGTTTGGGCGACCTACGATCTGCCTGTGATGCGTGAGCGCTTTGTACGCCCGCGCGCGGATGGCTCGGAAGAGCTTTCGCTTGCCATCAGCGGCATGCGTTGCGCCGCCTGTGTGTGGCTGATCGAGCGCGCGCTTTCGCGGGTGCCGGGCATGCGTGAAGCCACCGTCAATTACGCCACGGAACGCGCGCGCATCGTCGGCGATGCTGGCGCGCTGAGGCTGTCCGCCGTATTTGCAGCCATTGCCGACGTCGGATATGAAGCGTGGCCGGACCAGCCATCCGCCCGCCGCACTGCCGAGGCGCGCGAACGCCGCAGCCTGCTGATCCGCTTGGGGCTGGCGATGCTCGGGATGATGCAGGTGATGATGTACGCATGGCCGGTGTACCTGCACGGCAGCGACATCCCCGTGAGCCAGACGCGCCTGATGCAGTGGGCGAGCCTGTTGCTGACGGCGCCGGTGGTGTTGATCTCTGCGCGGCCCATTTTCATCAACGCGTGGCGGCAGATACGGCATGCGCACGTCGGCATGGACGTGCCCGTGGCGCTGGGCATTGGCGCAGCATTCGTTGCCAGCGTAGTCGCCACCCTGCGCGGCCATGGTGAAACGTATTTCGATTCAGTGACGATGTTCGTCGCTTTCCTGCTCGCGGCGCGTTATCTGGAGCTGCGTGCGCGGCAAAGCGCAGCGTCGGGCGCCGAGGCGTTGGTGCGTCAGCTGCCGGCCACCTGCCGGCGCATCGATGCCGAAAGCGGTGCGCTGGAAACCATCCCAGTCGCGACCTTGCAGCCAGGGGATTGCGTGGAGGTGCGAGCCGGTGAAGTACTGCCTGCAGACGGCTCCATCGAACACGGCACCACCGAGATCGACGAATCGCTTCTCTCCGGTGAAAGCGTGCCGCGTCCGCGCGACGTGGGCGCGACCGTGCTGGCAGGCAGTTACAACGTTGTCAGCGCCATTCGCGTGCGTGTGTACCGCGTGGGCGCCCAAACGCGCCTTGCCGCCATCGTCGAACTGCTGGAGCGTGCCTTGACGGACAAGCCCCGCATGGCGGAGCTCGCCGATCGTGTGGCCGGGCGCTTTGTTGCAGTGTTGCTCGGCTGGGCGCTGCTGACGGCGATCGCGTGGTGGTGGATCGACCCGACACGGATGTTTGCCGTCACCGTGGCGGTGCTGGTGGTGAGCTGCCCATGTGCGTTGTCGCTGGCCACGCCGTCTGCGCTGGCTGCTGCCAGCGGTGCGCTGGCCAGGCGTGGTGTGCTGGTTACGCGCGGTCACGCTATCGAGAGCCTGGCGGCCGCTACGGATGTGCTGCTCGACAAGACCGGTACGCTCACCGAAGGGCGTTTGCGCTTGTTGAGCATCGAGACCTTCTCCGATCTCGATGCAGAGAATTGCCTCGCACTGGCTTGCGCGATGGAGCAGGCCGAGAGCCATCCGATCGCCCAGTCGTTGCGTGGCGCCACTTCAGATGCAATGCCGTTGCCAACGTTGGGGCCGGTGACGAACGTGCCGGGGCAGGGCGTGTATGCCTTGGCCGACCGTCATGTGATGCGGCTGGGCACGCAGTCGTTCGCGGCGACGCAATACGCAAATCACGCGATCACCTCCATCCGTTACGACACGGAAGCGCCAATGGAGGAGGTGCCGCCGGCGGCCGCGTGCACCTGCGTCTGGCTCGGCCGCAATGGCGAGCCGCTTGCCCGCTTCACGCTGGCCGATACGCCGCGTGGCGATGCGCCTGTCTGCCTGAGCGCGTTGCGTGGGCAAGGCCTGCGCTTGCATCTTGTTTCCGGCGATGCGCCGGAGACCGTTCACTGGTGGGCCAACCGACTCGGTATCGATCACGCGGTGGGCGGCGCCAGTCCCGAAGATAAACGTGCCTACGTGCACAAGTTGCAGGCAAACGGTGCACATGTGCTGGCCGTCGGAGATGGCATCAACGACGCCCCATTGCTTGCGCAGGCGCAGGTTTCCATCGCCATCGGATCCGGTGCGCCATTGGCGCAGGCCGGCGCGGACGCCATTTTCACAGAGCCGCGGCTGCTGGCCATCAGCGAAGCCGTGTCGATCGGTCGCCGCGCATTGCGTGTTGTGCGCCAAAACCTGGGCTGGGCGTTCGCTTACAACGCGATCAGCATTCCGCTGGCCACGCTCGGGTGGCTGTCCCCGCTGGCGGCGGGCATCGGCATGTCGTTGTCATCGCTGCTCGTGGCGCTCAACGCATGGCGTCTTTCGCGCGCGACTTAA
- the ccoS gene encoding cbb3-type cytochrome oxidase assembly protein CcoS, translating to METLFLLIPLSLMLVVAIVGALWWAVGSGQYDDLKAPAESILLDPDTPTRDAVSRDGTA from the coding sequence ATGGAAACGCTGTTCCTGCTGATTCCACTGTCGCTGATGCTCGTGGTGGCGATCGTAGGCGCCCTTTGGTGGGCCGTCGGCTCTGGGCAGTACGACGATCTTAAAGCGCCGGCCGAATCGATTCTGTTGGACCCCGATACGCCCACGCGCGACGCAGTGTCGCGGGACGGAACTGCCTGA